One genomic window of Actinoplanes lobatus includes the following:
- a CDS encoding EAL and HDOD domain-containing protein: MLDAVHVGRQPIFDAAGAVVAYELLFRGRLDAVESGRQDTYATSAVMVNTFTEFGIAEVVGNRPCFINLTREFVTGRLPLPFDPDQVVLEVLETVDVDDEVIAGLTALSEAGYRIALDDFVWGSGHEQLLGLASYVKLDLLDGDLSRLDEIVAACREYPGIQLVAERLETEAQVAIADHYGMELRQGYALSRPQVLSTPSLSPSRMRRLELVAALMSPDVPLDKITTIIASDPALALRVLRVSNSVAAGVVSRISSVRQAIMMVGLTRIRRWATLMVVDDVGEAPEEQLLTALAQARLCESLAPRFGADPGAAFVAGLVTGMAGVMATTPAAMAEQLPLSAEVADAVIHGAGRLGQVLSTVQAYENGEWGTGDLAGLSLDAMRWSTLTLTAANAYAPGKTGN; encoded by the coding sequence GTGTTGGACGCGGTACACGTGGGCCGCCAGCCGATCTTTGACGCGGCCGGCGCGGTGGTGGCGTATGAGCTGCTGTTCCGTGGCCGTCTGGATGCCGTCGAATCGGGGCGGCAGGATACGTACGCCACCAGCGCCGTCATGGTGAACACGTTCACCGAGTTCGGCATCGCCGAGGTGGTCGGCAACCGGCCGTGCTTCATCAACCTCACCCGCGAGTTCGTGACCGGGCGGCTCCCGTTGCCGTTCGATCCCGACCAGGTGGTGCTCGAGGTGCTGGAGACGGTCGACGTCGACGACGAGGTGATCGCCGGGCTGACGGCCCTCTCCGAGGCCGGTTACCGGATCGCCCTCGACGACTTCGTCTGGGGCTCCGGTCACGAGCAGCTGCTCGGCCTGGCCTCGTACGTCAAACTCGATCTCCTCGACGGGGACCTGAGCCGCCTCGACGAGATCGTCGCGGCCTGCCGCGAATATCCGGGGATCCAGCTCGTCGCCGAACGGCTGGAGACCGAGGCCCAGGTGGCGATCGCCGACCATTACGGCATGGAGCTGCGCCAGGGGTACGCGCTGAGCCGTCCCCAGGTGCTCAGCACGCCCAGTCTTTCCCCGTCCCGGATGCGCCGGCTGGAACTGGTCGCCGCCCTCATGTCACCGGACGTGCCGCTCGACAAGATCACCACGATCATCGCGAGCGACCCGGCGCTGGCGCTGCGCGTGCTGCGGGTCAGCAACTCGGTGGCCGCCGGGGTGGTCAGCCGGATCTCCTCGGTCCGTCAGGCGATCATGATGGTCGGACTCACCCGGATCCGCCGCTGGGCCACCCTCATGGTGGTCGACGACGTGGGCGAGGCCCCCGAGGAGCAGCTGCTCACCGCCCTGGCCCAGGCCCGCCTCTGTGAGAGCCTGGCCCCGCGTTTCGGTGCCGATCCGGGCGCCGCCTTCGTGGCCGGGCTGGTCACCGGCATGGCCGGCGTGATGGCGACGACCCCGGCCGCGATGGCCGAGCAGTTGCCGCTGAGCGCCGAGGTGGCCGACGCGGTCATCCACGGCGCCGGCCGGCTGGGCCAGGTGCTGAGCACGGTGCAGGCGTACGAGAACGGCGAGTGGGGCACCGGCGACCTGGCCGGGCTCTCCCTCGACGCGATGCGCTGGTCGACCCTCACCCTCACGGCGGCCAACGCCTACGCCCCCGGCAAGACCGGCAACTAG
- a CDS encoding long-chain-fatty-acid--CoA ligase, producing the protein MLNLSVLLEDSARHYPERTAVVLGPQRLTYAQVDAAASQVANMLAARGVQPGDKVALTCPNLPYFPIVYYGILKAGAVVVPLNVLLKGREIAYHLRDSGAKAYFCFQGTPELPMGAEGFAGFTEAADCEQFFLITADPAAASPIEGAETMGAALAGQSPAFETVLRDETDAAVILYTSGTTGQAKGAELSHSNLVLNALTCNRLFATKPGTDTHLLVLPLFHSFGSTVNMNAGFATASTLVLLPRFEATAAVQLLQSENVTFFAGVPTMYWGLLNALDQTEGVDVERIARNMRVAVSGGSSLPVEIIKAVKERFGVTILEGYGLSETSPVATFSDPDSDPRPGSIGIPIWGVEVKLIDGDWNTIENPDEIGEIAIRGHNIFRGYIGRPEATAEVMRNGWFRTGDLARRDKDGFYYIVDRAKDMIIRGGFNVYPREIEEVLITHEAVSLAAVIGVPHESHGEEVKAFVILKPGAAVTEEELVAWGREQMASYKYPRVVRIVDALPMTATGKLLKRELS; encoded by the coding sequence ATGCTCAACCTCTCCGTACTGCTGGAGGACAGCGCTCGCCACTACCCGGAGCGCACGGCTGTGGTGCTCGGCCCGCAGCGGCTGACCTACGCCCAGGTGGACGCCGCGGCCAGCCAGGTGGCGAACATGCTGGCCGCGCGGGGCGTGCAGCCCGGCGACAAGGTGGCGCTGACCTGCCCCAACCTGCCGTACTTCCCGATCGTCTACTACGGCATCCTCAAGGCCGGCGCGGTCGTGGTCCCGCTGAACGTGCTGCTCAAGGGCCGGGAGATCGCCTACCACCTGCGTGACTCGGGCGCCAAGGCGTACTTCTGCTTCCAGGGCACCCCGGAGCTGCCGATGGGCGCCGAGGGCTTCGCGGGCTTCACCGAGGCCGCGGACTGCGAGCAGTTCTTCCTGATCACCGCCGACCCGGCGGCCGCGTCGCCGATCGAGGGCGCCGAGACGATGGGCGCGGCGCTGGCCGGGCAGTCGCCGGCCTTCGAGACGGTGCTGCGCGACGAGACCGACGCCGCGGTGATCCTCTACACGAGCGGCACCACCGGCCAGGCCAAGGGCGCCGAACTGTCCCACTCGAACCTGGTGCTCAACGCGCTGACCTGCAACCGGCTCTTCGCCACCAAGCCGGGCACCGACACCCACCTGCTGGTCCTGCCGCTGTTCCACTCGTTCGGCTCGACGGTCAACATGAACGCCGGCTTCGCCACGGCGTCGACCCTGGTGCTGCTGCCCCGCTTCGAGGCGACGGCCGCCGTCCAGCTGCTCCAGTCGGAGAACGTGACGTTCTTCGCCGGCGTCCCGACCATGTACTGGGGCCTGCTCAACGCCCTGGACCAGACCGAGGGCGTCGACGTCGAGCGGATCGCCCGCAACATGCGGGTCGCCGTCTCCGGCGGCTCCAGCCTGCCCGTGGAGATCATCAAGGCGGTCAAGGAACGCTTCGGGGTGACCATCCTCGAGGGGTACGGGCTGTCCGAGACCTCCCCGGTGGCCACCTTCAGCGACCCGGACAGCGATCCGCGCCCCGGTTCGATCGGCATCCCGATCTGGGGTGTCGAGGTGAAGCTGATCGACGGCGACTGGAACACCATCGAGAACCCGGACGAGATCGGCGAGATCGCGATCCGCGGGCACAACATCTTCCGGGGCTACATCGGCCGGCCGGAGGCGACCGCCGAGGTGATGCGCAACGGCTGGTTCCGTACCGGTGACCTGGCCCGTCGCGACAAGGACGGCTTCTACTACATCGTCGACCGGGCCAAGGACATGATCATCCGGGGTGGCTTCAACGTCTACCCCCGGGAGATCGAGGAGGTGCTGATCACCCACGAGGCGGTCTCGCTGGCCGCGGTGATCGGGGTGCCGCACGAGAGCCACGGCGAGGAGGTCAAGGCGTTCGTGATCCTCAAGCCGGGGGCCGCCGTCACCGAGGAGGAGCTCGTCGCGTGGGGCAGGGAGCAGATGGCCTCCTACAAGTACCCGCGCGTCGTCAGAATCGTCGATGCGCTGCCCATGACCGCGACCGGCAAGCTGCTCAAACGTGAGCTCAGCTGA
- a CDS encoding glutamate ABC transporter substrate-binding protein, which translates to MRALAVVAALTLLAAGCTPAPPPPAAAPGPSPTPSATGSATAAPECEPRKSWRPTRGLEIPAGSRMAEIRARGHLILGTSQDTLLFSSRDPFTGAIEGFDVDMAREISRAIFGSPDKVRILVIPRSRRVDAVATGQVDMAINTMTTNCARWQRVDFSTVYYEAGQKVLVGKDSTVTRIQDLGGRPVCAASGSTSLENLAKIDPKPEAVARRDFGECLVAFQQNEVEAISTDDTILAGLAAQDPYAKVVGDAFTQEPYAIAISRTHRDLTEFVNAVLERMRADGTWKALYDKWLHDSGPAPAPPVAEYR; encoded by the coding sequence ATGCGCGCTCTCGCTGTCGTCGCCGCCCTCACCCTGCTCGCCGCCGGCTGCACCCCCGCTCCCCCGCCGCCGGCGGCCGCGCCCGGCCCGTCGCCCACACCGTCCGCCACCGGCTCGGCGACAGCGGCGCCGGAGTGCGAGCCGCGCAAGAGCTGGCGCCCCACCCGGGGCCTGGAGATCCCGGCCGGCAGCCGGATGGCGGAGATCCGCGCACGCGGCCACCTGATCCTCGGCACCAGCCAGGACACCCTGCTGTTCAGCTCGCGCGACCCGTTCACCGGCGCCATCGAGGGCTTCGACGTCGACATGGCGCGGGAGATCTCCCGGGCCATCTTCGGCAGCCCGGACAAGGTGCGGATCCTGGTGATCCCCCGCTCCCGGCGGGTGGACGCGGTCGCCACCGGCCAGGTCGACATGGCCATCAACACCATGACCACCAACTGCGCCCGCTGGCAGCGGGTCGACTTCTCCACCGTCTACTACGAGGCCGGGCAGAAGGTGCTGGTCGGCAAGGACTCGACGGTGACCCGGATCCAGGACCTCGGCGGCCGCCCGGTGTGCGCGGCCAGCGGCTCCACCTCACTGGAGAACCTGGCGAAGATCGACCCGAAACCCGAGGCGGTGGCCCGCCGCGACTTCGGTGAGTGCCTCGTGGCGTTCCAGCAGAACGAGGTGGAGGCGATCTCCACCGACGACACCATCCTGGCCGGGCTGGCCGCCCAGGACCCGTACGCCAAGGTGGTCGGCGATGCCTTCACCCAGGAGCCGTACGCGATCGCGATCAGCCGGACCCACCGCGACCTGACCGAGTTCGTCAACGCGGTCCTGGAGCGGATGCGTGCCGACGGCACCTGGAAGGCCCTGTACGACAAATGGCTGCACGACAGCGGCCCGGCGCCGGCCCCACCCGTGGCGGAGTACCGATGA
- a CDS encoding serine/threonine-protein kinase, with amino-acid sequence MTSCRRDNCPGTIEDGYCDTCGLAPVTTPAPAPAPVPTVVPAVVAGHCNRDGCDGTIDDGYCDTCGLAPVTVPAPRTATAASARASSALSSRTRGSGRTTSSRTGSARRFGGGLVTIEPVRTADPSTAVMTVAEVPESKRFCAKCGNPVGRARGERVARPSGFCPSCGEGFNFTPKLSKGDLVAGQYEVVGPLAHGGLGWVYLAVDRNVSDRWVVLKGLLNSGDEDALAAAVAERRFLAEVEHPNIVKIYNFVEFDGSGYIVMEFVGGKSLKDLLKERRADGAATPLPVDQALAYVLEIMPAFGYLHDRGLIFCDFKPDNVIQSGDQMRLIDLGGVVHVDDEEAAIYGTAGYQAPEMATDGPSPQSDLYTIGRTLAVLTTDFRGYQSTFKDSLPDRGEFEVYRRHESFYRLLVRATRTDADERFADAAEMSEQMLGVLRQVLATDGTPRPAVSRYFTGELRTDLRDEKARWQDLPVPLIDLSDPAAGFLASITAADPKTVLAQLRTAPEDTVEVRLRTLRELIVQGDTAAAEMVRDSLEPDWRVDWYDGILALSTGDPARARQRFDAVWSALPGEPAPQLALGVTAELAGDPAGACGYYDVVSRTDPAYTAAAAGLARCRLANGDRAGAVEAYGRVPGTSSAYPSSQIGAIRALVRSHRTATVDVDSLATAAGLISRLEVEAAQLASLRAELLEQVLRTMDGGTRLTGTVLTTVIGGTPAEKDPERDVRFALESAYREMARATHGAEKIRLVDLANAVRPRTRT; translated from the coding sequence ATGACCAGCTGCCGGCGGGACAACTGTCCCGGAACGATCGAGGACGGCTACTGCGACACGTGCGGGCTCGCGCCCGTCACCACGCCCGCTCCCGCTCCTGCTCCCGTGCCCACTGTCGTGCCCGCTGTCGTGGCCGGCCACTGCAACCGGGACGGATGCGACGGGACGATCGACGACGGCTACTGCGACACCTGCGGGCTGGCCCCGGTCACGGTGCCCGCGCCCCGGACGGCGACCGCCGCGTCGGCCCGCGCGAGCAGCGCGCTGTCCTCCCGGACCCGGGGCAGCGGCCGCACCACCAGCTCCCGCACCGGCTCGGCCCGCCGCTTCGGCGGCGGCCTGGTCACCATCGAGCCGGTCCGCACCGCCGACCCGTCGACCGCCGTGATGACCGTCGCCGAGGTGCCGGAGTCCAAACGGTTCTGCGCGAAGTGCGGCAACCCGGTGGGCCGGGCCCGGGGCGAGCGGGTCGCCCGCCCGTCCGGCTTCTGCCCGTCCTGCGGCGAGGGGTTCAACTTCACCCCCAAGCTGAGCAAGGGCGACCTGGTCGCCGGCCAGTACGAGGTGGTCGGCCCGCTCGCGCACGGCGGCCTGGGCTGGGTCTACCTGGCCGTCGACAGGAACGTGTCGGACCGGTGGGTGGTCCTCAAGGGCCTGCTCAACTCCGGCGACGAGGACGCGCTGGCCGCCGCCGTGGCGGAGCGGCGCTTCCTGGCCGAGGTCGAGCACCCGAACATCGTGAAGATCTACAACTTCGTCGAGTTCGACGGCTCCGGCTACATCGTGATGGAGTTCGTCGGAGGCAAGTCGCTCAAGGACCTGCTCAAGGAGCGCCGGGCCGACGGGGCGGCGACCCCGCTGCCGGTGGATCAGGCGCTGGCCTACGTCCTGGAGATCATGCCGGCGTTCGGGTACCTGCACGACCGCGGCCTGATCTTCTGCGACTTCAAGCCGGACAACGTGATCCAGTCCGGCGACCAGATGCGGCTGATCGACCTCGGCGGCGTGGTGCACGTCGACGACGAGGAGGCGGCGATCTACGGCACCGCCGGCTACCAGGCGCCGGAGATGGCCACCGACGGGCCGTCGCCGCAGTCCGACCTCTACACCATCGGCCGCACCCTCGCGGTGCTGACCACCGACTTCCGCGGCTACCAGAGCACCTTCAAGGACAGCCTGCCGGACCGGGGCGAGTTCGAGGTGTACCGGCGGCACGAGTCGTTCTACCGGCTGCTGGTACGGGCCACCCGTACCGACGCCGACGAGCGGTTCGCCGACGCGGCCGAGATGTCCGAGCAGATGCTGGGGGTGCTGCGGCAGGTCCTCGCCACCGACGGGACCCCGCGGCCGGCGGTGTCCCGCTACTTCACCGGGGAGCTGCGCACCGACCTGCGCGACGAGAAGGCCCGCTGGCAGGACCTGCCCGTCCCGCTGATCGACCTGAGCGACCCGGCCGCCGGCTTCCTCGCCTCGATCACCGCGGCCGACCCGAAGACCGTGCTCGCCCAGCTGCGGACCGCCCCGGAGGACACCGTCGAGGTGCGACTGCGGACCCTGCGTGAGCTGATCGTGCAGGGCGACACCGCGGCCGCCGAGATGGTCCGCGACTCGCTGGAACCGGACTGGCGGGTCGACTGGTACGACGGGATCCTGGCGCTGTCCACCGGCGACCCGGCGCGGGCCCGGCAGCGGTTCGACGCGGTCTGGTCGGCGCTGCCCGGGGAGCCGGCGCCGCAGCTGGCCCTCGGGGTCACCGCCGAGCTGGCCGGCGACCCGGCAGGAGCCTGCGGGTACTACGACGTGGTCAGCCGCACCGACCCGGCGTACACGGCGGCGGCCGCGGGGCTGGCCCGGTGCCGGCTCGCGAACGGCGACCGGGCCGGGGCCGTGGAGGCGTACGGGCGGGTCCCCGGCACCTCGTCGGCGTACCCCAGCTCGCAGATCGGCGCGATCCGGGCGCTCGTCCGCTCGCACCGGACCGCGACGGTCGATGTGGACTCGCTGGCCACCGCGGCCGGGCTGATCTCCCGGCTCGAGGTGGAGGCGGCCCAGCTGGCGTCGCTGCGGGCCGAGTTGCTGGAGCAGGTGCTGCGCACCATGGACGGCGGCACCCGGCTCACCGGCACGGTGCTGACCACGGTGATCGGCGGGACCCCGGCGGAGAAGGATCCGGAACGGGACGTACGGTTCGCGCTGGAGTCGGCGTACCGGGAGATGGCCCGGGCCACGCACGGCGCGGAGAAGATCCGCCTGGTCGACCTGGCGAACGCGGTCCGGCCGCGTACGCGTACTTGA
- a CDS encoding PP2C family serine/threonine-protein phosphatase: MTLTTDCTSCADERTAGASFCEVCGRRLTETAEPPSAREDCSHCGAAGAVDDDGYCEECGMQAGRSRDHLEADGGATGAAVSDRGRRHHRNEDAMWLAVGAEAADVVVSDGVSASFDPDAASDIAVRAAGELLAAARHPDEQPAPGNPDETVDLDRPQGAVGLAGAVAHAIAGAAAAVASLAHTGDPRRAAANPACTIVAAAVRGPHVGYGWVGDSRVYWLGPDGPAEQLTEDDSWAAHVIALGADPVTAMNDPKAHAITAWLGADAGPVAPRVRSFTATEPGHLILCSDGLWNYLPDPAEFGTVIREALAAAPGPLDAARTLVAYANAAGGADNITVALVPVHPVPETEPKTTELSTTSED, from the coding sequence ATGACGCTGACCACCGACTGCACCTCGTGCGCCGACGAGCGCACCGCCGGCGCGAGCTTCTGTGAGGTGTGCGGTCGCCGGCTCACCGAAACGGCGGAGCCGCCCTCGGCCCGGGAGGACTGCTCGCACTGCGGGGCTGCGGGCGCCGTGGACGACGACGGGTACTGCGAGGAGTGCGGCATGCAGGCCGGCCGATCCCGCGACCATCTGGAAGCCGACGGCGGCGCGACCGGCGCCGCGGTGAGCGACCGGGGCCGCCGCCACCACCGCAACGAGGACGCCATGTGGCTGGCCGTCGGGGCGGAGGCCGCCGACGTGGTGGTCTCCGACGGCGTGTCGGCGTCGTTCGACCCGGACGCCGCCTCGGACATCGCGGTCCGCGCGGCCGGTGAGCTGCTGGCCGCCGCCCGCCACCCGGACGAGCAGCCGGCGCCCGGCAACCCGGACGAGACGGTGGACCTGGACCGCCCGCAGGGCGCGGTGGGGCTGGCCGGCGCGGTGGCGCACGCCATCGCCGGGGCCGCCGCCGCGGTGGCGTCGCTGGCGCACACCGGCGACCCGCGCCGGGCCGCCGCGAACCCGGCCTGCACGATCGTGGCCGCCGCGGTCCGCGGGCCGCACGTCGGGTACGGCTGGGTCGGCGACAGCCGGGTCTACTGGCTGGGCCCGGACGGCCCGGCCGAGCAGCTCACCGAGGACGACTCGTGGGCCGCGCACGTGATCGCCCTGGGCGCCGACCCGGTGACCGCCATGAACGATCCGAAGGCGCACGCCATCACCGCGTGGCTGGGCGCGGACGCCGGGCCGGTGGCTCCGCGGGTGCGCTCGTTCACCGCCACCGAGCCGGGCCATCTGATCCTGTGCAGCGACGGACTGTGGAACTACCTGCCCGACCCGGCCGAGTTCGGCACCGTGATCCGGGAGGCGCTGGCCGCCGCTCCCGGCCCGCTGGACGCCGCCCGGACACTCGTCGCCTACGCGAACGCGGCCGGCGGCGCGGACAACATCACGGTCGCCCTGGTGCCGGTGCATCCAGTGCCCGAGACCGAACCGAAGACGACGGAACTGTCCACCACCAGCGAGGATTGA
- a CDS encoding vWA domain-containing protein → MSYTAEAFQNEYLALGASEVNAIVTITSTGSEGGRRTAGATEIIIVDASGSMQAEGRIGAARQAAKAAVECIDDGVNFAIIAGVSTAQQLFPDPGQLAVSSPQTRADAARAIDRLQANGGTAMGAWLLLAAQLFAQRPGDIKHAILLTDGDNGERSGYLETVLDQIKEQFVCDCRGVGANWKVAELRKIADRMLGTVDIVARPTELTASFQQMITAAMGKTSADVQLKVITPVTSKIRFVKQVEPRVADLTGKRVEDGRAGRYPLGSWGQESRDYHLCFDVTPGNVGDNMMAGRVQILEGDTVLTTVLVKATWTEDTALSTKINRQVAHYTGQAELAEVIQEGLTAHKAGDDRTATIKFGRAAQLARASGNTATEELLSKVVEIEDAVTGTVRLKRRVAAEDEMALDTRSTKTVRVGRGQ, encoded by the coding sequence GTGTCGTACACCGCTGAGGCGTTCCAGAACGAGTACCTCGCCCTGGGTGCGAGCGAGGTCAACGCGATCGTGACGATCACGTCGACCGGGAGCGAGGGCGGGCGCCGCACGGCCGGCGCCACCGAGATCATCATCGTGGACGCGTCCGGGTCGATGCAGGCCGAGGGCCGGATCGGCGCGGCCCGGCAGGCCGCGAAGGCGGCCGTCGAGTGCATCGACGACGGCGTGAACTTCGCCATCATCGCCGGCGTCAGCACCGCCCAGCAGCTGTTCCCGGACCCGGGGCAGCTGGCGGTCTCCTCGCCGCAGACCCGCGCCGACGCGGCCCGGGCGATCGACCGGCTCCAGGCCAACGGCGGCACCGCGATGGGCGCCTGGCTGCTGTTGGCCGCCCAGCTGTTCGCCCAGCGGCCGGGCGACATCAAGCACGCCATCCTGCTGACCGACGGCGACAACGGTGAGCGGTCCGGCTACCTGGAGACGGTGCTGGACCAGATCAAGGAGCAGTTCGTCTGCGACTGCCGGGGCGTCGGCGCCAACTGGAAGGTCGCCGAGCTCCGCAAGATCGCCGACCGGATGCTCGGGACCGTGGACATCGTGGCCAGGCCGACCGAGCTGACCGCCTCGTTCCAGCAGATGATCACCGCGGCGATGGGCAAGACCAGCGCCGACGTCCAGCTCAAGGTGATCACCCCGGTGACCAGCAAGATCCGCTTCGTGAAGCAGGTCGAGCCGCGGGTGGCCGACCTGACCGGCAAGCGGGTCGAGGACGGGCGGGCGGGCCGTTACCCGCTCGGCTCCTGGGGGCAGGAGAGCCGCGACTACCACCTCTGCTTCGACGTCACGCCGGGCAACGTCGGCGACAACATGATGGCCGGGCGGGTGCAGATCCTCGAGGGCGACACGGTGCTCACGACCGTACTGGTCAAGGCGACCTGGACCGAGGACACCGCGCTCTCCACCAAGATCAACCGGCAGGTCGCCCACTACACCGGGCAGGCCGAGCTGGCCGAGGTGATCCAGGAGGGGCTGACCGCGCACAAGGCCGGTGACGACCGGACCGCCACCATCAAGTTCGGCCGGGCCGCCCAGCTCGCCCGGGCCAGCGGCAACACCGCCACCGAGGAGCTGCTGTCCAAGGTGGTGGAGATCGAGGACGCGGTCACCGGCACGGTCCGGCTCAAGCGCCGGGTGGCGGCCGAGGACGAGATGGCCCTGGACACCCGCTCCACCAAGACGGTCCGGGTGGGCCGCGGCCAGTGA
- a CDS encoding FHA domain-containing protein, with the protein MSVYTCPNGHASTEDDFCDTCGSPIQGAAPAAVATPVAAAPAAPAAPGGDCPSCRAPRGPGRFCEDCGYDYTTGRVPQLGTPTPAAPAGEWTATVFADPDYFADNDIEGVEFPAGAPRRTVRLAPPQVRIGRHSSSKGTAPEIDLAQAPADPGASHNHALLTFSVDGTWLVSDLGSTNGTYLNGEAQPLDPGQTRTLKDGDQVHVGAWTTITLHAP; encoded by the coding sequence GTGAGCGTCTACACCTGCCCGAACGGTCACGCGTCCACCGAGGACGATTTCTGCGACACGTGCGGTTCCCCGATTCAGGGCGCCGCCCCGGCGGCCGTGGCGACCCCGGTGGCGGCCGCGCCGGCCGCGCCGGCCGCGCCGGGCGGGGACTGCCCGAGTTGCCGGGCGCCCCGGGGGCCGGGCCGGTTCTGCGAGGACTGCGGCTACGACTACACCACCGGGCGGGTCCCGCAGCTCGGCACGCCCACCCCGGCGGCGCCGGCCGGCGAGTGGACCGCCACGGTCTTCGCCGACCCGGACTACTTCGCCGACAACGACATCGAGGGCGTCGAGTTCCCGGCGGGCGCGCCCCGGCGTACCGTCCGGCTGGCCCCGCCGCAGGTGCGGATCGGCCGGCACAGCTCCTCGAAGGGCACCGCCCCGGAGATCGACCTGGCGCAGGCGCCCGCCGACCCGGGGGCGTCGCACAACCACGCGCTGCTCACCTTCTCGGTGGACGGCACGTGGCTGGTCTCCGATCTCGGCTCGACCAACGGCACCTACCTCAACGGGGAGGCCCAGCCGCTGGACCCGGGCCAGACCCGGACCCTGAAGGACGGCGACCAGGTGCACGTCGGCGCCTGGACGACGATCACCCTGCACGCGCCGTGA